The Daucus carota subsp. sativus chromosome 9, DH1 v3.0, whole genome shotgun sequence genome window below encodes:
- the LOC108202484 gene encoding probable serine/threonine-protein kinase PBL3 isoform X2 translates to MMGNCIQRAQDVGMNAIPVAAQPSFPRSENSECTSHPLPTPSKPLVPSNENDRTRVLPIPRPESEILSSPHLKSFTYTELSNATRNFRSDSLLGEGGFGDVYKGWLDEETLTAAKPGTGLVVAVKKLKPEGFQGHKEWLSEINYLGQLDHENLVKLIGFCLDGDNRLLVYEFLSKGSLENHLFSRSGRPLSWDIRIKVAIDSARGLSFLHESDPTIIFRDFKASNILLDSEFNAKLSDFGLVKAGPTGDMTHVTTRVFGTEGYAAPEYCATGRLTTKCDVYSFGIVLLELLTGRFAVDRSRPRPEQKLLDWVKPQLPDKRKLFRIMDSKLEGQYNRKGAYVAANLALQCAHIEPKYRPRMSEVVNILDKIPSMKHSPSRTYSDVGEDVADDASLWKHSHVRSYKQSKVTPVSSHQTEKLSNGAPPAARTMSSRSEGSAPSAWQTSRGVATRR, encoded by the exons ATGATGGGGAACTGCATCCAAAGGGCTCAAGATGTAGGCATGAATGCTATTCCAGTTGCCGCGCAACCATCTTTCCCTC GGTCCGAAAATTCTGAGTGTACAAGTCATCCTTTGCCTACTCCATCTAAACCTTTAGTGCCTTCCAACGAGAATGATAGAACTCGAGTTTTGCCTATTCCAAGGCCTGAGAGTGAAATATTATCTTCCCCACATCTAAAATCCTTCACATACACTGAACTGAGCAATGCCACTAGAAACTTTCGAAGTGATAGTCTTCTTGGAGAAGGCGGTTTTGGTGATGTTTACAAGGGGTGGTTAGACGAGGAAACACTTACTGCTGCGAAGCCTGGAACAGGGTTGGTAGTCGCGGTAAAGAAGCTTAAGCCTGAAGGGTTCCAAGGTCATAAAGAGTGGTTG AGTGAGATAAATTATCTCGGCCAACTTGATCATGAAAATTTGGTGAAGCTTATTGGCTTCTGCTTGGATGGTGATAATCGATTGCTGGTCTATGAGTTTTTGTCTAAAGGATCCTTAGAGAATCATCTATTTTCAA GAAGTGGACGACCTCTCTCATGGGATATAAGAATTAAAGTTGCTATTGACAGTGCTCGTGGTCTTTCTTTCCTGCATGAATCTGACCCTACGATTATCTTCCGTGATTTTAAGGCTTCTAACATTTTGTTGGATTCG GAATTCAATGCAAAGCTTTCAGATTTTGGATTGGTGAAAGCTGGTCCAACAGGTGATATGACTCATGTAACCACTCGAGTCTTTGGTACTGAAGGTTATGCAGCCCCAGAATATTGTGCCACag GTCGGCTCACTACCAAGTGTGACGTCTATAGTTTTGGAATAGTGTTGCTCGAACTTCTAACTGGACGATTTGCAGTTGATAGAAGTAGACCTCGTCCAGAGCAGAAATTGTTAGATTGGGTAAAGCCACAACTACCTGACAAGCGCAAGCTATTTCGAATAATGGACTCAAAGTTAGAGGGACAGTATAACCGGAAGGGAGCTTACGTAGCTGCAAATCTTGCATTACAGTGTGCTCATATTGAACCCAAATATCGCCCACGAATGTCAGAAGTGGTAAATATTTTGGATAAGATCCCATCTATGAAACATTCTCCTTCACGAACATATTCTGATGTAGGCGAAGATGTGGCAGACGATGCCTCGTTATGGAAACATTCTCATGTGAGATCTTATAAACAATCAAAAGTAACTCCTGTTTCAAGTCACCAAACGGAGAAACTGTCAAACGGAGCTCCACCAGCAGCTCGTACGATGTCATCCAGATCAGAAGGGTCTGCGCCGTCTGCCTGGCAAACCAGTCGTGGAGTTGCCACACGAAGATGA
- the LOC108202485 gene encoding serine/threonine-protein kinase AGC1-7: MDTCLENDSHSNNGLNKEEPMLNDGLSNYNHNVNNHRRTSSTENAALRPHTGGDVRWEAINSISSREPLSISHFRLLKRLGFGDIGSVYLAELRGTNAFFAMKVMDKESIASRNKLVRTQTEREILGLLDHPFLPTLYSYFETDKYYCLVMEFCSGGNLYSLRQKQPHKYFTEEAARFFASEVLLAIEYLHMLGIVYRDLKPENVLVREQGHIMLSDFDLSLRCSVNPTLVKSSSTHMNSGNASAAGILENENVTHGAHPSSFFPRILPSKKSRKSKSDFGLFVGGALPELMAEPTNVRSMSFVGTHEYLAPEIIRGEGHGSAVDWWTFGIFLYELLHGMTPFKGSGNRATLFNVVGQPLKFPEHPHVSSAARDLIRGLLVKEPHKRIAYKRGATEIKQHPFFEGTNWALVRSATPPHIPDPVDFTQYACKDAAPLDKKVQDVIQDKNSANHDDPPYVEFEYF; this comes from the exons ATGGACACTTGTTTGGAAAATGATTCGCATTCTAACAATGGCCTTAATAAAGAGGAGCCAATGTTAAATGATGGTTTGAGTAATTACAATCATAATGTTAATAACCATCGCCGCACCAGCAGCACAGAGAATGCAGCGTTAAGGCCGCATACTGGTGGTGATGTTCGATGGGAGGCCATCAACTCAATTTCATCTAGAGAGCCTCTTTCTATTAGCCACTTTAGACTCTTGAAGCGGCTTGGCTTTGGAGACATTGGAAGCGTCTATCTTGCTGAGCTGAGAGGAACCAATGCCTTCTTTGCGATGAAAGTCATGGACAAGGAATCTATTGCAAGCAGGAATAAACTGGTCCGGACACAAACAGAAAGGGAGATTCTTGGTCTTTTAGACCATCCATTCTTGCCAACTTTATATTCATACTTTGAGACTGATAAATATTATTGCTTGGTCATGGAGTTCTGTAGTGGAGGTAATCTTTATAGCCTTCGACAGAAGCAGCCTCACAAGTACTTTACAGAAGAAGCTGCACG ATTTTTTGCATCTGAGGTACTATTGGCAATTGAGTATCTGCATATGTTAGGAATAGTTTACAGAGATCTGAAGCCGGAAAATGTGCTAGTAAGAGAACAAGGCCATATTATGCTATCTGATTTTGATCTATCTCTCCGGTGTTCTGTGAATCCTACACTTGTCAAGTCGTCCTCGACTCATATGAACAGCGGTAATGCAAGTGCTGCAGGTATTTTAGAAAATGAGAATGTAACACATGGTGCCCACCCATCAAGTTTCTTTCCACGCATACTTCCTTCAAAAAAGAGTCGAAAGTCCAAATCAGACTTTGGCCTCTTTGTGGGAGGAGCATTGCCAGAACTAATGGCGGAGCCAACAAATGTGCGCTCAATGTCATTTGTTGGCACTCATGAATATCTAGCTCCTGAAATTATTCGCGGAGAGGGTCATGGTAGTGCAGTGGACTGGTGGACTTTTGGTATATTTTTGTACGAGCTTTTGCATGGAATGACACCTTTCAAGGGATCTGGTAATCGTGCCACACTTTTTAACGTTGTAGGACAACCACTGAAATTCCCAGAGCATCCACATGTAAGCTCTGCAGCTCGTGATCTTATACGTGGTTTACTGGTGAAGGAACCACATAAAAGAATTGCGTATAAAAGGGGTGCTACAGAAATCAAACAACATCCATTCTTCGAGGGAACAAACTGGGCTCTAGTAAGGAGCGCAACACCACCCCACATACCTGATCCTGTGGACTTTACGCAGTATGCTTGTAAAGATGCAGCTCCACTAGATAAAAAAGTGCAGGATGTTATACAAGATAAGAACAGTGCAAATCATGATGATCCTCCTTATGTTGAATTTGAGTATTTTTAG
- the LOC108202484 gene encoding probable serine/threonine-protein kinase PBL3 isoform X1 yields MSSLYHPFSLPKSGEEREFNRKRAGFLFMMGNCIQRAQDVGMNAIPVAAQPSFPRSENSECTSHPLPTPSKPLVPSNENDRTRVLPIPRPESEILSSPHLKSFTYTELSNATRNFRSDSLLGEGGFGDVYKGWLDEETLTAAKPGTGLVVAVKKLKPEGFQGHKEWLSEINYLGQLDHENLVKLIGFCLDGDNRLLVYEFLSKGSLENHLFSRSGRPLSWDIRIKVAIDSARGLSFLHESDPTIIFRDFKASNILLDSEFNAKLSDFGLVKAGPTGDMTHVTTRVFGTEGYAAPEYCATGRLTTKCDVYSFGIVLLELLTGRFAVDRSRPRPEQKLLDWVKPQLPDKRKLFRIMDSKLEGQYNRKGAYVAANLALQCAHIEPKYRPRMSEVVNILDKIPSMKHSPSRTYSDVGEDVADDASLWKHSHVRSYKQSKVTPVSSHQTEKLSNGAPPAARTMSSRSEGSAPSAWQTSRGVATRR; encoded by the exons ATGAGTTCTCTTTATCATCCCTTCTCTCTCCCAAAGAGTGGAGAAGAGAGAGAATTCAATAGGAAAAGAGCAGGTTTTCTATTCATGATGGGGAACTGCATCCAAAGGGCTCAAGATGTAGGCATGAATGCTATTCCAGTTGCCGCGCAACCATCTTTCCCTC GGTCCGAAAATTCTGAGTGTACAAGTCATCCTTTGCCTACTCCATCTAAACCTTTAGTGCCTTCCAACGAGAATGATAGAACTCGAGTTTTGCCTATTCCAAGGCCTGAGAGTGAAATATTATCTTCCCCACATCTAAAATCCTTCACATACACTGAACTGAGCAATGCCACTAGAAACTTTCGAAGTGATAGTCTTCTTGGAGAAGGCGGTTTTGGTGATGTTTACAAGGGGTGGTTAGACGAGGAAACACTTACTGCTGCGAAGCCTGGAACAGGGTTGGTAGTCGCGGTAAAGAAGCTTAAGCCTGAAGGGTTCCAAGGTCATAAAGAGTGGTTG AGTGAGATAAATTATCTCGGCCAACTTGATCATGAAAATTTGGTGAAGCTTATTGGCTTCTGCTTGGATGGTGATAATCGATTGCTGGTCTATGAGTTTTTGTCTAAAGGATCCTTAGAGAATCATCTATTTTCAA GAAGTGGACGACCTCTCTCATGGGATATAAGAATTAAAGTTGCTATTGACAGTGCTCGTGGTCTTTCTTTCCTGCATGAATCTGACCCTACGATTATCTTCCGTGATTTTAAGGCTTCTAACATTTTGTTGGATTCG GAATTCAATGCAAAGCTTTCAGATTTTGGATTGGTGAAAGCTGGTCCAACAGGTGATATGACTCATGTAACCACTCGAGTCTTTGGTACTGAAGGTTATGCAGCCCCAGAATATTGTGCCACag GTCGGCTCACTACCAAGTGTGACGTCTATAGTTTTGGAATAGTGTTGCTCGAACTTCTAACTGGACGATTTGCAGTTGATAGAAGTAGACCTCGTCCAGAGCAGAAATTGTTAGATTGGGTAAAGCCACAACTACCTGACAAGCGCAAGCTATTTCGAATAATGGACTCAAAGTTAGAGGGACAGTATAACCGGAAGGGAGCTTACGTAGCTGCAAATCTTGCATTACAGTGTGCTCATATTGAACCCAAATATCGCCCACGAATGTCAGAAGTGGTAAATATTTTGGATAAGATCCCATCTATGAAACATTCTCCTTCACGAACATATTCTGATGTAGGCGAAGATGTGGCAGACGATGCCTCGTTATGGAAACATTCTCATGTGAGATCTTATAAACAATCAAAAGTAACTCCTGTTTCAAGTCACCAAACGGAGAAACTGTCAAACGGAGCTCCACCAGCAGCTCGTACGATGTCATCCAGATCAGAAGGGTCTGCGCCGTCTGCCTGGCAAACCAGTCGTGGAGTTGCCACACGAAGATGA